One Eubalaena glacialis isolate mEubGla1 chromosome 11, mEubGla1.1.hap2.+ XY, whole genome shotgun sequence DNA segment encodes these proteins:
- the MB gene encoding myoglobin isoform X1 produces the protein METEFLEHQDVFYLVLCPQHVAQFLTHNCAMVLSDGEWQLVLNIWAKVEADVTGHGQDVLIRLFKGHPETLEKFDRFKHLKTEAEMKASEDLKKHGNTVLTALGAILKKKGHHEAELKPLAQSHATKHKIPIKYLEFISDAIIHVLHSRHPGDFGADAQGAMNKALELFRKDIAAKYKELGFQG, from the exons ATG GAGACTGAGTTTCTTGAACATCAGGATGTGTTTTATCTGGTTTTGTGTCCTCAGCATGTAGCACAGtttctgacacaca actGTGCCATGGTGCTCAGCGACGGAGAATGGCAGTTGGTGCTGAACATCTGGGCGAAGGTGGAAGCTGATGTCACAGGCCATGGGCAGGATGTCCTCATCAG GCTCTTCAAGGGTCATCCCGAGACCCTGGAGAAATTTGACAGGTTCAAGCACCTGAAGACAGAGGCTGAGATGAAGGCCTCAGAGGACCTGAAGAAGCATGGCAACACCGTGCTCACCGCCCTGGGGGCCATCCTCAAGAAGAAGGGGCATCATGAGGCAGAGCTGAAGCCCCTGGCCCAGTCGCATGCCACCAAGCACAAGATCCCCATCAAGTACCTGGAG TTCATCTCGGACGCCATCATCCATGTTCTGCACAGCAGGCATCCTGGGGACTTTGGTGCCGACGCCCAGGGAGCCATGAACAAGGCCCTGGAACTGTTCCGGAAGGACATCGCCGCCAAGTACAAGGAGCTGGGCTTCCAGggctaa
- the MB gene encoding myoglobin isoform X2 — protein sequence MILMEGPAWKQRNMMQRDCAMVLSDGEWQLVLNIWAKVEADVTGHGQDVLIRLFKGHPETLEKFDRFKHLKTEAEMKASEDLKKHGNTVLTALGAILKKKGHHEAELKPLAQSHATKHKIPIKYLEFISDAIIHVLHSRHPGDFGADAQGAMNKALELFRKDIAAKYKELGFQG from the exons ATGATACTAATGGAGGGGCCAGcatggaaacaaagaaatatgATGCAACGAG actGTGCCATGGTGCTCAGCGACGGAGAATGGCAGTTGGTGCTGAACATCTGGGCGAAGGTGGAAGCTGATGTCACAGGCCATGGGCAGGATGTCCTCATCAG GCTCTTCAAGGGTCATCCCGAGACCCTGGAGAAATTTGACAGGTTCAAGCACCTGAAGACAGAGGCTGAGATGAAGGCCTCAGAGGACCTGAAGAAGCATGGCAACACCGTGCTCACCGCCCTGGGGGCCATCCTCAAGAAGAAGGGGCATCATGAGGCAGAGCTGAAGCCCCTGGCCCAGTCGCATGCCACCAAGCACAAGATCCCCATCAAGTACCTGGAG TTCATCTCGGACGCCATCATCCATGTTCTGCACAGCAGGCATCCTGGGGACTTTGGTGCCGACGCCCAGGGAGCCATGAACAAGGCCCTGGAACTGTTCCGGAAGGACATCGCCGCCAAGTACAAGGAGCTGGGCTTCCAGggctaa
- the MB gene encoding myoglobin isoform X3 — protein sequence MVLSDGEWQLVLNIWAKVEADVTGHGQDVLIRLFKGHPETLEKFDRFKHLKTEAEMKASEDLKKHGNTVLTALGAILKKKGHHEAELKPLAQSHATKHKIPIKYLEFISDAIIHVLHSRHPGDFGADAQGAMNKALELFRKDIAAKYKELGFQG from the exons ATGGTGCTCAGCGACGGAGAATGGCAGTTGGTGCTGAACATCTGGGCGAAGGTGGAAGCTGATGTCACAGGCCATGGGCAGGATGTCCTCATCAG GCTCTTCAAGGGTCATCCCGAGACCCTGGAGAAATTTGACAGGTTCAAGCACCTGAAGACAGAGGCTGAGATGAAGGCCTCAGAGGACCTGAAGAAGCATGGCAACACCGTGCTCACCGCCCTGGGGGCCATCCTCAAGAAGAAGGGGCATCATGAGGCAGAGCTGAAGCCCCTGGCCCAGTCGCATGCCACCAAGCACAAGATCCCCATCAAGTACCTGGAG TTCATCTCGGACGCCATCATCCATGTTCTGCACAGCAGGCATCCTGGGGACTTTGGTGCCGACGCCCAGGGAGCCATGAACAAGGCCCTGGAACTGTTCCGGAAGGACATCGCCGCCAAGTACAAGGAGCTGGGCTTCCAGggctaa